The Pseudomonas sp. R4-35-07 genome contains a region encoding:
- a CDS encoding LysR family transcriptional regulator, whose product MLHKSLVRRLDLITLQLFVAVFEEGTLTRAAAREAIAVSAASKRLMELEQVLGVSLFVRRAKGMALTAAGETLLHHARQMLFNVEKMGLELSEHSHGVRGYVRMLANLSAIIQFLPEDLRDFCALHPQIQTDLEERPSNGVVQGVLDGVADLGICSSDTDTKGLPSVTYRHDKLVVLMPAGHPLASREALAFNETLGSDYVGLHAASSINMRTHAAAREAGQMLRLRIHVPGFDAMCRMVQANMGIGILPQKAYELFGRTLGLHAVPLTDAWSNRSLILVVRDEAQLSPVSRLLFDYLSSAADSCR is encoded by the coding sequence ATGCTGCACAAAAGCCTGGTGCGCCGCCTCGACTTGATCACCCTGCAACTGTTTGTCGCGGTGTTCGAGGAGGGCACCTTGACCCGTGCCGCCGCCCGTGAGGCTATCGCGGTGTCGGCAGCCAGCAAGCGCTTGATGGAGCTGGAGCAAGTGCTCGGCGTCAGCCTGTTTGTGCGCCGCGCCAAGGGTATGGCACTGACGGCGGCCGGCGAAACCCTGCTGCACCATGCGCGGCAGATGCTGTTCAATGTCGAGAAAATGGGCCTGGAACTGAGTGAACACAGCCATGGCGTGCGCGGCTATGTGCGGATGTTGGCCAACCTCTCGGCCATCATTCAGTTTCTTCCCGAAGACTTGCGCGACTTTTGCGCGTTGCACCCGCAAATACAAACCGACCTTGAGGAACGCCCCAGCAACGGCGTGGTGCAAGGCGTGCTGGACGGTGTGGCAGACCTGGGCATCTGCTCCAGTGATACCGACACCAAAGGCTTGCCCAGCGTGACCTATCGCCATGACAAACTGGTGGTGCTGATGCCGGCCGGGCACCCGCTGGCGTCGCGTGAGGCGCTGGCTTTCAATGAGACCCTGGGCAGCGATTATGTCGGCCTGCACGCCGCCAGCTCGATCAATATGCGCACCCATGCCGCCGCGCGCGAGGCCGGCCAGATGCTGCGCCTGCGTATTCACGTGCCGGGGTTCGATGCGATGTGCCGGATGGTCCAGGCGAATATGGGCATCGGCATCCTGCCGCAAAAAGCCTATGAATTGTTCGGCCGTACGCTGGGTTTGCATGCGGTGCCGCTGACAGATGCCTGGTCGAACCGCAGCCTGATCCTGGTGGTGCGCGATGAGGCGCAGTTGTCGCCGGTCAGCCGGTTGCTCTTTGATTACCTGAGTAGCGCGGCGGATTCCTGCAGATAA
- a CDS encoding NAD-dependent epimerase/dehydratase family protein produces the protein MRVLLFGATGMVGQGVLRECLLAPDVQEVVAVGRTSLTQEHGKLHQVLHSDMLDFQPLENLLQGFDACFFCLGVSSAGMNEINYTHLTYDLTLVAASTLARLNPQMTFIYVSGAGTDSSETSKSMWARVNGKTENALLRLPFRAVYLFRPGIIQPLHGVRSKTPLYQAFYSVLGPLLSFVRRIKPSWVVSTETVGRAMLQAVSHGAPQPVVEQAEINRLAAERR, from the coding sequence ATGAGAGTTCTATTATTCGGCGCCACCGGCATGGTCGGTCAGGGCGTACTGCGCGAGTGCCTGCTGGCGCCCGACGTGCAGGAAGTCGTTGCCGTCGGCCGCACGTCGTTGACCCAGGAACACGGCAAACTGCATCAGGTGTTACACAGCGACATGCTGGATTTCCAACCCCTGGAAAACCTGCTGCAAGGCTTTGATGCGTGTTTCTTCTGCCTGGGCGTTTCCTCGGCGGGCATGAATGAAATCAACTACACCCACCTCACTTATGACCTGACTTTAGTCGCCGCCAGCACCCTGGCGCGGCTCAATCCGCAGATGACGTTTATCTATGTTTCCGGCGCCGGCACTGACAGTTCCGAGACGAGCAAGTCGATGTGGGCGCGGGTCAACGGCAAGACCGAGAACGCCTTGCTGCGCTTGCCGTTCAGGGCGGTCTATCTATTCCGGCCGGGGATCATCCAGCCGTTGCACGGTGTGCGTTCGAAGACGCCGCTGTACCAGGCGTTCTATAGCGTGCTCGGGCCGTTGCTCTCTTTTGTACGTCGGATAAAGCCGAGCTGGGTCGTCAGCACCGAGACCGTCGGCCGTGCGATGTTGCAGGCGGTGAGCCATGGCGCGCCGCAGCCTGTGGTGGAGCAGGCCGAGATCAATCGCTTGGCGGCCGAGCGTCGCTGA
- a CDS encoding CaiB/BaiF CoA-transferase family protein — MTAPLCGIKVIEIGTLIAAPFAARILAEFGAEVIKIEAMGQGDPLRKWRKLHEGTSLWWYLQSRNKQSLALDLKSAEGLSLIKQLLGDADVLIENLRPGGLEKLGLGWDVLHALNPKLTLVRISGYGQTGPYRDRPGFGAIGEAMGGIRYTTGNPDSPPARVGVSLGDSLASLHGVIGALMSLLRVKTGQGDGQIVDVSLAESVFNLMESLVPEYDMLGHVRERSGGALPGIAPSNTYLTADGAYVVIAGNSDPIYKRLMTAIGRADLAAAPEFAHNDGRAAQSGLLDAAITHWTSSLPIEQVLSALEAAEVPAGRIYSVADIVSDPHYQARDMLLDADLPGGVSVKMPGIVPKLSETPGAVNWQGPALGQHTDDILAELGLTDADIQRLKASGVVQ, encoded by the coding sequence ATGACGGCTCCCCTGTGTGGTATCAAGGTGATCGAGATCGGCACCCTGATTGCCGCGCCGTTCGCGGCGCGGATATTGGCCGAGTTTGGTGCCGAGGTGATCAAGATCGAAGCCATGGGGCAGGGCGATCCGCTTCGCAAATGGCGAAAGCTGCACGAAGGCACGTCGCTGTGGTGGTACCTGCAGTCGCGCAACAAGCAGTCCCTGGCCTTGGACCTCAAGTCGGCAGAAGGCTTGAGCCTGATCAAGCAACTGCTCGGCGATGCCGACGTGCTGATCGAAAACCTGCGCCCCGGTGGCCTGGAAAAACTCGGCCTGGGTTGGGATGTGTTACATGCCCTCAACCCCAAGCTGACCCTGGTGCGCATCTCCGGCTATGGCCAGACCGGGCCCTATCGCGACCGCCCGGGTTTCGGTGCGATCGGCGAGGCCATGGGCGGCATTCGCTACACCACCGGCAACCCGGATTCGCCACCGGCGCGGGTCGGCGTGAGCCTGGGGGATTCGCTTGCGTCGTTGCACGGTGTGATCGGCGCGCTGATGTCGCTGCTGCGGGTCAAGACCGGCCAGGGTGACGGGCAAATCGTCGACGTGTCCCTGGCGGAAAGCGTGTTCAACCTGATGGAAAGCCTGGTGCCCGAATACGACATGCTCGGCCATGTACGTGAGCGCAGCGGCGGTGCCTTGCCCGGTATCGCGCCGTCCAATACCTACCTGACCGCCGACGGCGCCTACGTGGTGATCGCCGGCAACAGCGACCCGATCTACAAGCGCCTGATGACCGCCATCGGCCGCGCCGACCTGGCCGCTGCGCCTGAGTTCGCCCACAACGATGGCCGTGCGGCACAGAGTGGTTTGCTCGACGCGGCAATCACCCACTGGACCAGCAGCCTGCCCATCGAGCAGGTGCTCAGCGCCCTGGAGGCCGCTGAAGTGCCGGCCGGGCGCATCTACTCCGTGGCGGACATTGTCAGCGACCCGCACTACCAGGCGCGGGATATGTTGCTCGATGCCGATTTGCCCGGTGGTGTGTCGGTAAAGATGCCCGGCATCGTACCCAAACTGTCGGAAACGCCCGGCGCGGTGAACTGGCAAGGTCCTGCGCTGGGCCAGCACACCGATGACATCCTCGCAGAGCTGGGCCTGACAGACGCTGACATTCAACGCCTGAAGGCTTCGGGAGTGGTGCAATGA
- the yiaY gene encoding L-threonine dehydrogenase, which produces MSSTFFIPAVNIMGIGCLDEAMIAMRNYGFRKALIVTDQGLCKAGVASMVAEKLALQDIDSVVYDGARPNPTVENVEKGLALLQQSACDFVVSLGGGSPHDCAKGIALCATNGGRIGDYEGVDQSSKPQLPLVAINTTAGTASEMTRFCIITDETRHMKMAIVDRNVTPLLSVNDPALMVAMPKGLTAATGMDALTHAIEAYVSTAATPITDACAIKAIELISANLRLAVRDGSDIAARENMAYAQFLAGMAFNNASLGFVHAMAHQLGGLYDLPHGVCNAVLLPHVQSFNASVSAERLSDVARALGADIKGVTPEEGAQAAIVAIRALSQDVEIPAGLRELGAKLQDIPLLASNALKDACGLTNPRRADQRQIEEIFRSAF; this is translated from the coding sequence ATGAGCAGCACGTTCTTTATTCCCGCCGTCAATATCATGGGCATCGGCTGCCTGGACGAAGCCATGATTGCCATGCGCAACTACGGCTTTCGCAAGGCGTTGATCGTCACTGACCAGGGCCTGTGCAAAGCCGGCGTGGCAAGCATGGTCGCCGAAAAGCTGGCGCTGCAGGACATCGATTCGGTGGTCTACGATGGCGCCAGGCCCAACCCCACGGTGGAAAACGTCGAAAAAGGCTTGGCGCTGCTGCAACAGAGCGCCTGCGATTTTGTGGTGTCCCTGGGCGGCGGCTCGCCCCATGACTGCGCCAAGGGCATCGCCCTGTGCGCCACCAACGGCGGGCGTATCGGCGACTATGAGGGGGTCGATCAATCAAGCAAGCCGCAACTGCCGCTGGTGGCGATCAACACCACCGCCGGCACGGCCAGTGAGATGACCCGTTTCTGCATCATCACCGACGAAACCCGCCACATGAAAATGGCCATCGTCGACCGCAATGTCACGCCGCTGCTGTCGGTCAACGACCCGGCGTTGATGGTTGCAATGCCCAAGGGCCTCACCGCTGCCACCGGCATGGATGCCTTGACACATGCCATCGAAGCCTACGTGTCCACCGCCGCTACACCGATCACCGACGCCTGCGCAATCAAGGCGATCGAACTGATCAGCGCCAACCTGCGGCTGGCCGTGCGCGATGGCAGCGACATAGCCGCGCGGGAAAACATGGCGTATGCGCAGTTCCTCGCGGGCATGGCGTTCAACAACGCGTCGCTGGGATTTGTGCACGCCATGGCGCATCAGCTCGGCGGCCTGTACGACCTGCCCCATGGCGTGTGCAATGCGGTGCTGCTGCCCCACGTGCAGAGTTTCAATGCCAGTGTCAGCGCCGAGCGTTTGAGTGACGTGGCGCGCGCGTTGGGGGCCGATATCAAGGGCGTTACCCCGGAAGAGGGCGCGCAGGCCGCTATCGTCGCGATTCGCGCCCTGTCCCAGGACGTGGAAATTCCCGCCGGCCTGCGCGAACTTGGCGCCAAATTGCAGGATATTCCGCTGCTGGCGAGTAATGCGCTGAAGGATGCATGTGGCCTGACCAACCCACGACGGGCGGATCAGCGTCAGATCGAGGAGATTTTTCGCAGCGCGTTTTGA